Genomic segment of Fibrobacter sp. UWH4:
GCTATGAAGAACGAAATGGCGTAATTATTCCGATTAAAGAAACGAACTCTGCAGGTAAAGAAAATATCGAAAAAAAGCACTCATTGATAATTTCTTCCTTGGTTACATATATTCCGCGATATTGTTCAGATTCCATATTTACGAATGATGTTTTTTTATGTTGCGGATTGCGACAAATACGGAATATACTAACATCACCAAAAAAAAAGCATGTGCGTTTTTTTGAGAAAATTTCTTGTGAAAATTATAATCATGCCATGAAGATTGTTGAACGCTTTGGAATAAAAGATGTTTTGGCATTGATGGTGTGGGGTGTTCCCGCTTCTATGATATGGGCAGAGGCTGCGTCAATAAAGTCGTTTGGTCCTTTTGCGCCCCTTTTTAGCAGACTTTATAAATATTCGTCAATGACTGCTTTTGCCAACCGATTGCGGTTGTGGTGGGAAAATAGAGCGTAGAATCTAGGGGATATTTTTCTTAAAAAAGAATTATGTCTTGTTACAAAAGTGCTCTTTTATATATTTGATGAAAAGAGATGTGTTTTCTTTGTTTTTTTTTGAAAAATCTAAGCTGTCGATTAATAAGTTTCGAGTTGCTTCCGCTCTGTGTAATTCATCTAAGGAAGTCCCATAGGCAACTCCGTAGGAATCAGAATCATCCGGTCCTATGTAATCTTTTTTTGTTTTGCCAGGTTCTAAAACAACAATGGATTTACACCCACATAGGGCCGCAATACTTGAATAAAAAGTTTGAGTATCGTAAGAATAACAGAATTCACATTTGTTGAACGTGTTTACTTTGTCTTCTTCTGTCATATCGTCGATAATAGGTCCATCAAAAGATGCTGGCAAATCTATTCGGTTTTTCCCTTTTCGGATGATGTAGCACGATCCGTGGCGCGGCTCAAAGTTATATTGTCTGTATAGTTCATGATCAAAATAGTTGAGTTGAACTTTTTTTTTCGATGGATTCAGCTGGTCGCTATTGAAAATTTCCCTAAAACAAATGAATAGATCGTTTTTGTTAAATGCATTAGGTTTGTTTGCGTGTGGATAATGAAATAAAAACCATCTTACGACATGGGTTGCTTTAAGGGGGTTGCCGTAAAACAATTCGGGATAAAGAACAATTGTGTTTTTCTTAGAAAAAAATGGATTGATTTGAATTTTGCAACCATTAAGATGTCTTGCCGTAAAATAATCGGGAAAAAACTTTTTTTGAAAACCGGCATTTGGAAACAGATGAACAAGTAATCGGACAAAAAGAAGTTTAATATAGTTTACGAACAACCCGATTCTGGTGTGCCTGAACAATTTAAGATCTTGCTCGCTTTTAGGAATTCCATAAAACAAAAATAACTTTGCATTATATCCTTGTCGAACTAGACATTTGCATAACTCGGAAAGAACTATCATTCCGCCGCAGTAAAAGCAAGTGTTTGCAATTATGATGCGTTCTATTTTTTTCATATATTAAATTGCGTTTTTTTGGGGCAGCTGATGAGATTTACTTTTTTGGCACAAAAAACATTACGGTTTCGCATATCCCCTGAGTATAATGTCTCATGTATATGTCATAATCTTCTCTAATATGAAAAATTGCTTGGGGAATAGTGACGAAATCGTCTCCTTTATGGTATGCACAAATCGCCATTTTAGGATGGTTTTGAAGAATAGTTTGTCTCGCTCCACTGATAGCCGCAATTTCATTACCTTCTATATCCATTTTTATAAATGAAACTTTGTCCTTAATCACATCATCAATTTTTCCAACTTCTATTGAAACTTTGCCATCTTCAGCAATTCGGCTTGCATTCCCATCAATTTTGAAACGCAGGGTTTCGTTTTTATCTGATGCGCCTTTTGTTATGTACACAACATTAGGAATATCTGACAGCGTCGCCTTGGATTTCTCCATAAAGTCAGGGTCTGGCTCCCAGTAATAAATTTTATCGTATCGAGGACAATGTTTGATGAAATTTTGTGTTGTAGCGCCATCATATCCTCCCACGTCACAAAATGACTCACCAGACGGGTCCAAATCTAAAAATGGTTCAAAATACTGCTCATTCAAATTCATTCTGAAATCTGACATTTGAGAAATGTCGTAATCGAGTTTGAATTTGATTTGACGGTCGAATGTCTGTTTGGACAATTCGTCTTTTAACAATGACCTTATTTCATCGTACTTAGATTCGTTTAAAGAATAAGATTCCTTGAATCCGAGCCAATATTCTATACTCAATGGAAATCCGCTGTATTTTATAAATGAAAAGTAATCAATGTGCAAACCTCCCCAAGCGGATAATTTCTCCTCCACGGCCCAAGCGGTCCCCTCAACAACGCAACTTAAAACAATCGCGTTGGATGGGATTTCAAACAATGAATGTAGGATTGGCAGCCCTTCATAAGTGCGCTCAGTTGTTTTTTCGTCAACAAATCCGGTAATTTTTACATATTTTCGCACTTCGGAAGAATATTTGTTTCTGCCCAAAATATACTTGGGAATATCCGTCTTTGTGATAAACATACGCACGATGTCTGCTTTATCTGCCATGTTCTAAACTCTCCAATCAAGTAAAAATTCAAATCCATCTGCGTCAAATACTGGAATACTGCAATTTTCTTTAACCTCTAGCCGCTCTTTGACATTGTGTCTTGTTGAAGTTAGAACGTTCGTTCTCGCACCACGTATTGCGGAGACTGGTTGATGCTGATATAGATGCGGCCCACGTATTCGCCGATGAGCCCGAGCAGGAGCATAATCATGCCGCCCACGAACAGCAGAGTGGCGAGCATGCTGGTGTAGCCTACGGGAATTTCGGGATTGAGGAATTTCTGGTAAACAACGTAGAGGCCTGCAAGAAAACCTACGAGGGCGCAGATGACTCCGATAAAGGTCGCGGCGCGGAGCGGTTTGACGGAGAATGCGGTAAAACCGTTAATCCAGAGCCCGATAAGGCCTGCAATGGTGTAACCCGATTCGCCTTCGAGGCGGCGACGGTGCTGCACTTCTACATTGCCCAAGTTCTTGGTGGCGCGGAAAACGAGCCCGCTAATATAGGCGAACGGGTTCGGGTAGCGCACGATTTCATCGACAATGAACTTGCGCATGATAAAGAAGCTCGTCGTGCGGAGCGTCTTGGGTTGTCCAATAATCGCTTCGGCCATTTTCTTGTTGACCCAGGTGCCAAAGCGGCGGAACAAGTGTTGCCTTGAATGCTTATAATAGCCGTAAACGACGTCGTAGCCTTCTTCTAGTTTGTCTACAAGTTTAAAGCTTTCGCTGGCGGGGGTCTGTCCGTCGTCATCGAGGCTGATGATGTAGTCGCCGGTGGCCTGGCCATAGCCAGCCATTAGGGCGCTGTGCTGGCCGAAGTTTTTGGCGAGGCAAATTCCCTTGATGTGGTTGTCGGCGGCGGCGAGTTTCTTGATGACTTGCCATACGCCGTCGGGGCTGCAGTCGTTCACCAGTACAATTTCGTAATCCGTGCCGGGGCGGGTCGCTACGGTTTCGCGGATTTCTTGCACCACGGTTTCGATGGTGTTTTCGCTGCGGTAACAGGGGATTACAAACGAAAGTTTCATTATAAATCTTCCCACTTGTTACTTTGTGCGGAACGCGCTGCGGCCTGCATCATGGCGAGACCTTCTAGCGAGGTCTTGATGCCGCATACGTATTGGCTGGTAAAGTTGCCATTTGCAAAGTATTGACCGAGGCAGTCGGCGATGTCTTTGTAGTAGTTGGCAAATGCTTCGATAAAGCCTGCGGGGTGTCCCGCCTTAAAGCGGTTGTAACGCTGCTGGTTCGCAATCTTCACATCGCCGGTGCGGTCGCGCAGGCTCACGTTGCCGCGCAGGTCGCAGGTCTTTAAAGTTTCGGGTTCCAGCTGGAACCATTCGGCGCTGCCTTCGCTACCGAAAACGCGAATGCGGAGCCCGTTGCGGTTACCGAGCGCAGTCTTGCTGAACCAGATTTGGGCGCGGACATTGTTGGTGTATTGCACGAGGGCGCCTACGTTGTCTACGATTTGTGGAAAAAGACCGAATGTAGCCTGGTCGGCTACGATGCGTTCCGGGCGTTCGCCGGTCAAAAAGTAAATCATGTTGTGCAGGTGGCTGCCAAGGTCCAGCGAAATTTTCGGAATCACGGTATCCTTAAGGCGCCAGCTTTGCGGCTTGGGAGGTTCGTTGTGTGCCCCAAGTCGCATAAAGCCTTCTTGCGGCATTTCGACTTGCACCTGCTGGATTTTACCGAGCTTGCCGTCGGCGATGAACTGCTTGAGTTCGCGAATCATCGGGTAGCCGGTGTAGTTGTACGTAGTGCAGAAGAATCCTTTAGTCTCAGCGACTACTTTGGCGATTTCTTCGCCTTCTTCAAAGCTGGTGGCGAGCGACTTTTCACACACCACGGGGAACCCGGCGCGTAGAGCGTCAATCACGATGTCTTTGTGGTAATCGGTCGGCGCGAGCACTACGACGGCGTCCAGTTTGCCTTTTTCGGCTTTCAAAAGTTTGTGGTAGTCGGCATAGGTGCGTTCGGCGGTAACTCCCCAAGTTTCGGCGGTTTTGCGGTTTGTTTCGGCGTGGGTGCTGAATGCGCCCGCTACAAGTTCAAAATGGCCGTCCATCTGGCTTGCGGCCTTATGGACTTCGCCGATGGCTGAGTTGATGCCACCGCCAATAAATGCAATCTGATAAGGTTCCTTCTTCATGTTTTTGAATATAGGATATTTTTTTATCAATGCGCACGAACAATGTTAAGAAAAATTTCTTTTTTTCAGAAAAAGGAGATCCCGGCTTCCCCGTTCCGAGGACCATATCCACTAAGCAGCAAATCTGCAAGTGGATATTGGCGAGTCGGGAAGACATTGGGAATTATTCAGCGATAATGCGGGCTAAATCTGGCATTCTTGCAGTCTTATCTTGCATCTCGGTGAGGGTATCGAACTTGAAGAATACAATTCCGGCCTTGTAGGTGAGTTTATCTGTAATAATTTCGCCTGGCTTGTACCACAGGAATTTTTCGACGATGTTGCTTTGAATTTCGTGAGCGAACTTGACGTCGCAGACAATGCTGCCGTTTGCGATGTCAGGTCCGGCCATTATGCAGTGCCGGAGCCAGAATCCTTGCGTAGGCACGTCAGTAATGCTGGAAATGTCCTCGCCGGTTTCGGCCTGCACAATAAATTTCGGGTAGTCGATGCCGGTAGCGTACTTCACGAACTTGATGTACAAATCTCCGGGTGGGCGGCGACAGATTTCGATGATAATGGGAATGCCGTCGGCCCGTTCGATGTACTGGATGTGTAGAATGCCGTCGACTAGGTGCAATTCTTGCGCGATGCGTTCGCTGTATTCGCGGAGCATGGCGAGCGTCTTGTCGCTGGATGTACTCGGCGAATTTGCACCCGAGACCATGTACTTGTTGATATAGTACTGCTCGTTGTCAGAGAAAGCGAATGCGACCTTGCCCTTCACTAGCATGGCGGAAAATCCGTGGTTTGAACCTTGCACGAATTCTTCGACCACGATGTGGTCCTGGCGTGTGCGACTGCAGGCGTCTTTGTAAGCGACCCGGGCTTCGTCGGCGGTTGCGGCGCGGTGAATGCCCTTGCCACCCGTCAAATCAACTGGCTTTGCAATAATTGGGAATGTGAGTTGCGCGATAGCGGCTTCAAAATCGGCTACGCTTCGAACAACAAGGGCTCGCGGTGTCGGGATGCCGAGTCGCGTAGCGAGTGCGCGGTATTTGTCCTTGTGGTGAATTTCAAGGCTTGTCGCGTAGCTGTCGTGGCCGGGGAGTCCCAATTTTTCGCAAACGTACACGGTCGAAAGCAGAGCGAAATCGTTGCAACCGGAACAAACCGCTTGAACGCCCTCGCTCTTGGCGAGTTCCAGCATGGCGTCTTTGTCGCTAAAGTCTGCAAAAACGTTCTTGTCGGCGTAGGGGTGTCCCAAACCTTCGCGGGCATTGCCCGTGGTAATCACGTACCAGCCGAGTTCGTGTGCGGCTTGGATTAGAGGAATTTCGGCGTGTCCGCCGCCGAGAAGCAACATTTTCTTATTTAAGCTCATAGTACAAACAATATATCTTTTTTATGCCTGAAAAATATATATTTTCTGCGTTATGAAGATTCCATTCAACAAGCCGCCGTTCGTGGGGCTCGAACTCGATTATGTGAAACAGGCTGTCGAAAGTGGCCGTATTTGTGGCGATGGCACTTACAACTTGATGTGCCACGATTGGCTTGAAAAGCATACCGGCGCTGTGAAAGCGCTGATGACTACCAGCTGCACCCATGCGCTTGAAATGTCTGCCCGCCTTTGCGACATTCAGCCCGGCGACGAGGTGATTATGCCGTCGTTCACGTTCGTGAGTACGGCCGATGCGTTCGTGTCGCAGGGGGCCAAGTGCGTATTCGTGGACATTCGCCCCGACACCATGAACCTGGACGAAAATCTGATAGAGGCTGCTATCACCGAAAAGACGCAGGCGATTGTGCCGGTGCATTACGCGGGCGTGGCTTGTGAAATGGACAAAATCAACGAGATTGCAAAACGACACAATTTGTTCGTGGTCGAAGATGCCGCTCAGGGCATGATGGCGACTTACAAGGGCAAGGCGCTCGGAACGCTCGGCGACTTTGGCTGCTACAGCTACCACGAAACCAAGAATTACAGCATGGGCGAGGGCGGTGCGCTCCTCATCAACGACAAGAAGTATTGCGACCGCGCAGAGATTATCCGTGAGAAGGGCACGAATCGCTGCCAGTTCCATCGCGGCGAAGTCGACAAGTACACTTGGGTGGAGCTCGGCTCCAGCTACTTGCCGAGCGAACTCAATGCCGCTTATCTTTATGCGGAACTGGAATGTGCCGACGAGATTAACGATAACCGCATGGCTAGCTGGAACGCTTACCGCGAACGCTTGCAGCCGCTAGCCGACAAGGGCTTGATCGAGTTGCCGTTCATTCCGGAACATTGCAAGCACAACGCGCACATGTTCTACCTGAAGGTCGAGGACTTGCAGACGCGTACGGCGCTCCTTAAGCACCTGGTGTACAACGGCATTCTGGCGGTGTTCCACTATGTGCCGCTGCATAGCTCGCCTGCGGGCTTGCGCTTCGGTCGCTTTAACGGCGAAGACAAGTATACCACCAACGAAAGCAACCGCTTGCTGCGTCTGCCGATGTTCTTTGGCCTGAAAACCGAAGAAATAGACTTTGTCTGCGAAAAAGTGAACGAATTCTTCGGCGTGTAATTATTGAATTTTGGTTGTTGCAATCGCAAATAGTGAAAATACTATTACAACACCAATATGGTTTTTATGGGGAGTTCCGTGTATTCTGCGATTAAAGTTAGGTCAAATTCCTTGGAATCACGCATTTTTACCGCCATTTCGTACATATATGACAAATAGCCTATAGCGCGACCGTAGGAATGAGCTTCTTCATAGGTTCTGAATGGATCTTGTTTACGCTTGTATTTCCGTTTTCTTCTCATCATTAAGCCTTGTCGCAGAATTGTTGGCGCCACTTTTGATGGGCTGATTCTACAATTGCAGTATTTTCCAAAAGAATTTCCATTGCGTGCGTGAGACCGATACTGAAATTTTCGGATGAATCACCACCGAACATGTGACACATTTCGTGGACATAAGTGGACAAACCGTCATAGAATTTGTCCGCCTCGATAATGGAACGTTTCAGATATACGCAATCAATTTTATTCCTGATGCACAGGTGCATCTTGTTGAACAGTTTTCGTTTATTTTTGTAGAGCGTTGCCATTCCGTGATAGGCGGCTTTAGGATTTGTTATGATTTTGTGGGATGGCCATGGATCTGCAATGAAAAAGTCGCTGAATAGATTTCTGCAAACGTCTTCAAGAATTAAAAAACAGTTTTTCTCAAGTTCTGAATGTAAATTGTCGTCTTTGACGAGTCCTCCGTTGCGGCGGCATTCGTCTTCAAGTGATGAATAACCCAATAAAGAAAATGGCTCTCCGACAAGAACGTATTTGTCGCGAACGTTTTTGTACCAACTTTGGGCTTCTTGCCTCCAATTCATTTGTATTTTGCTTAGGTTTGGATAGAGATACAAAAGATTTGGATATTTGTCTTTGAATTTCTTGCAATATTCAGAAGAATACAATATGTTGGATAGCAGTCTCCGGAGAACGGGAGTCCAACTTTCAAAATCGAAACGGTCTGTGCTGTTGGATATCCAGACTCGTCTCGTTTTCTCTACGATTTTAAAGGATGCTTCTGCTGGCAATATCGCGCTCATTCTCTTGAAAACCGTTACAACTTCCATTTCCAAGAGAGAATCTCGTTCACGGTCGTTTTGTTCAAAATCATGTAAGCAAACAACAAGATCAAAAGGGTTCGATCCGCGTATTTGATATCCGCAAAAAACGATTCCTTTTCTGCCGAAATTATAGTTGTACGGCAGTTCGTAATCGTATTGTGCTTTGCTGCGTGTGTAAACAGCTACGTCCCAATTTTCCCAAATTTTTTCGCCGAGAAGTTCGTTTTCTGGGTAGTAAAAACTTTTCAAAGCAATTTTGAATATGTTGAAATCTTCGTTTGAAAGTCCTTGTAGGATTAGTTCGCTTTTGGGAATGTTAATTTCGGATTCTGTTAAATCGTATGCGAGCATTTGGACGTTTTTGCCGTCAATTACGTGGTCTGTGTGGATGACTCTGAGGCTCCAGTTGCCGGAGGACATTCTTATTTCCCAATGCTTGTCGCGGAGTGCGCAAAGCGAAGCTATTTTGAATCCTTCGCCGAAATATCCGGCATGCTTTTGGTCCGAATTGGTTTTTGTTGAAGCTCCAATATGCAATAACCAATCGTAATTGAAAGTTTGGTCTTCTATGCGCATAGAAAGGGTGTTGTCGTGAAATCCATAATGGAATCGTTCGTACCATTGGTCGCAAGGAACGGAATCGTAAAAATTTTGTATGTAGTCTCTAAATATTTGGAAGGTTTTCCAATGTACGGGGTATGTGAAAATGATGTTTAAGGGAATGATTTTGTTTTCCATTATAGGTTGAACTCCTTTATTGTGCGACTGCAGCCGCATAATTCTTCGCCTGAGTTTCATGCTTCACCATAGCTTCGTAAACAAGCTTTTGGGCTGTTGTGAAGTCTGTGCTTTGTATGGTCGCCCCTTTTGCCAGTTTCCTGAACAATTTTGACGAGGCGTCGATAGCCTTTATGTAACCGTCAAGTGCGTCGCGCGTTTTACGGTAAGCCGTTCCTTGGTCTAATTTCATAAAATTCCACAGATGAGCGTAGCCGATGGTTCGTGCCAGTAGGTCCTTGTAATCGTGGGTAAAGTTGTTGGCGAATTTCTTCAGGTCGGTGAATTCCTCGGGAATCACGGACATGATGCTCTCGGGAAAGGTCATAGTTTCGGTATCAAAGTTTTCCATAAGAAAACCGGGTGTCAGACCGTGGAAGAGTTTGTGCACTTTGAGAAATTCTTCGCCTTTCATTTTCACTTTGAATCCGTTATCAAATGTGATGACGGTGCCCTCCTTGTTTGCGGGGAGCTCTGAAACGAACTTTTGTGCGTCTTCCAGATTTGTGACATCTACACGCTGTGGAGAGGCGATGTTCCATTTCCTTGCTGTATTCTCTACATAGTCAAAGGGCGATTCTTGGCCGGTTGCGTTGTCGATGATACCGAGGAGCGTGCATCCTTCGTAATTGTATCTGATGGGGTGCAGAAAAATATCGGCGATAGTTTCGAACATATAGGTACAACCGGGTTCAAATTTGCCTAGGATATCGTTGCCTTCTAGCCATTTGCGGGACCATTCCGAATGTTCCGAATGGATTGCTCCTGACGATGTGACCATAGGCTTGCCGTCGACTAATCCCGCGATGCACAGGGAACCATCGAGTTTGTCTGTAGCAATGAAATGTCCGAGTTCTCCCTGCAATGTTTTGCTTTTGTTGTTTTGCGGGAAGAACATTCCTTCGTTGACGGAGGCGTGGTAAGTGGAGGTGAATGAACCGTCGGGCAAAACGAGTTCGTTGAAATTGAAAAATTTGTCCCACGGACGCAATACGCATTCACCTGTTGAAACATTGAAAACGTGTCCGCGAGCATGTAAAGTCACGCGATTCCAACGGCTGGAATATATGGCCTGTGCGGTGTATTTGAATTTTACATACTTGCGGTCAGCCGAATAGAGAGCGGAAACCTCGCCCCGCTCCGCTGCTGCGAAGTATTCGTCAAGAGAAGGCAGTCTATTCATATCTGTTATACCCTTTTGTTTTATGTTGTGTTTACACTTGCAAGAATAAATCTATACTCGGCGTAATCCTGCTGTCAAGGGCCTGAACTGCGAGTGTGGATTTCAAAAAAACAATATACCTATTGCATTTATTAAAATTTTAATGTATATTGTAGGTGTGGTAAAATAATGAGGTGGTAGGTGCAAGTAGTATATGCAGATAAAGAATTGGCTCGCTGCGCAGGTGACAAGGCCTATGCAGTGAGGAAAATGGGGCAACGTCGTGCGGACGTCTATTTGGATAGGATAAACGACCTTCAGGGTGCCGCTGATCTGGAGTCTTTAAAGAATGTTCCTGGACGATATCACGAGTTGGTAGGCAATCGCGCTGGCCAATGGGCTTGCGATTTGGACCATCCGTATCGGCTTATCTTTAAACCGGTTATGAATAGTGCTGGAAATATTGTTGGTTTGATTGTCGAAAATACCGTTTCCATTCTAGAAATTGTAGATTATCACAAGTAGGAGCGTTTATGCAGGTATATAGATGTGATGAATTGGCTTATGTGACTCCGCCAGGTAGGACACTGTCGGAAAAGTTAGAAGAAATGGGTCTTGATGCCAACGATTTGGCTGCACGCATGGGCTACACGCCCAAGGCGGTGAACGATATTTTGCAGGGATATTGCCGTATAACGCCGGAAGTGGCGTTTTCGCTTGAGGTAATAACCGAAATTCCTGCGAACTTCTGGCTGCGACGTCAAATTGCGTACGATGAGTACCTTGCCCGCGAATATGTCAAAGCCTCCCTTGACAACCAGCCTCTCTGGAGAAAGTCTTTTCCCGAAGAACTTGGCGTGCGCGACTGGGTACGGCGCGGTAAAAACGAGGCTGACGACAAATCGGGCCTTTCGCTCCTCAAGTTCTTCGCGGTGGCGTCTCCGCAGGCGTGGGACAGTTACTACAAGGATGCCAAGCTTAAGGTGGCTTTCCGTATCTCGCTGGCCGATGTCAAGGATCCGTATGCGACTTCGGCGTGGATTCGCCGAGGCGAGATTCTTGCGGACCGGGACCCGATGGAAAAGCAGGAACAGATTCCGGTGCGCAAGCGCTTGAAGGCAGCTCTCCCCGAAATCATTGCTTTTGCGGCGGCCAACAAGGTACGCCCGAAGGGCAAGAAGCGCATTACCTACTGGACGCCGGAAGCCGAGGTGGTGGATGATTGCATGACGGGTTTACAGGAAATCTGTCGTAAAATCGGCATCCGCGTACTGTTCGTGCAGAACTTCAAGTGCGCGCCGATTCATGGCATGTATCGTTGGTACAAGGATGTCCCGCTGATTCAGCTGCACGACCGCTTCGAGAAGCGCGCGACGATGTGGTTTACATTTTTCCACGAACTGGCGCATGTGCTGTATCACGGCAAGAAGGGAATTTGTCTACAGAATATTGAAATCACGCACAACCATCCTGAAAAGGAAGATGAAGCAAACTGCTTCGCGCAGAAATGCATGGTGGATGCTGGGTTTAAAATGTAGTGTTTTTGTCGAAAAACGAATTTACGAATTCTTGTGTACATAAGA
This window contains:
- a CDS encoding FkbM family methyltransferase, which translates into the protein MADKADIVRMFITKTDIPKYILGRNKYSSEVRKYVKITGFVDEKTTERTYEGLPILHSLFEIPSNAIVLSCVVEGTAWAVEEKLSAWGGLHIDYFSFIKYSGFPLSIEYWLGFKESYSLNESKYDEIRSLLKDELSKQTFDRQIKFKLDYDISQMSDFRMNLNEQYFEPFLDLDPSGESFCDVGGYDGATTQNFIKHCPRYDKIYYWEPDPDFMEKSKATLSDIPNVVYITKGASDKNETLRFKIDGNASRIAEDGKVSIEVGKIDDVIKDKVSFIKMDIEGNEIAAISGARQTILQNHPKMAICAYHKGDDFVTIPQAIFHIREDYDIYMRHYTQGICETVMFFVPKK
- a CDS encoding glycosyltransferase family 2 protein — translated: MKLSFVIPCYRSENTIETVVQEIRETVATRPGTDYEIVLVNDCSPDGVWQVIKKLAAADNHIKGICLAKNFGQHSALMAGYGQATGDYIISLDDDGQTPASESFKLVDKLEEGYDVVYGYYKHSRQHLFRRFGTWVNKKMAEAIIGQPKTLRTTSFFIMRKFIVDEIVRYPNPFAYISGLVFRATKNLGNVEVQHRRRLEGESGYTIAGLIGLWINGFTAFSVKPLRAATFIGVICALVGFLAGLYVVYQKFLNPEIPVGYTSMLATLLFVGGMIMLLLGLIGEYVGRIYISINQSPQYVVRERTF
- a CDS encoding Gfo/Idh/MocA family protein — encoded protein: MKKEPYQIAFIGGGINSAIGEVHKAASQMDGHFELVAGAFSTHAETNRKTAETWGVTAERTYADYHKLLKAEKGKLDAVVVLAPTDYHKDIVIDALRAGFPVVCEKSLATSFEEGEEIAKVVAETKGFFCTTYNYTGYPMIRELKQFIADGKLGKIQQVQVEMPQEGFMRLGAHNEPPKPQSWRLKDTVIPKISLDLGSHLHNMIYFLTGERPERIVADQATFGLFPQIVDNVGALVQYTNNVRAQIWFSKTALGNRNGLRIRVFGSEGSAEWFQLEPETLKTCDLRGNVSLRDRTGDVKIANQQRYNRFKAGHPAGFIEAFANYYKDIADCLGQYFANGNFTSQYVCGIKTSLEGLAMMQAAARSAQSNKWEDL
- a CDS encoding acetyl-CoA carboxylase biotin carboxylase subunit family protein, with product MSLNKKMLLLGGGHAEIPLIQAAHELGWYVITTGNAREGLGHPYADKNVFADFSDKDAMLELAKSEGVQAVCSGCNDFALLSTVYVCEKLGLPGHDSYATSLEIHHKDKYRALATRLGIPTPRALVVRSVADFEAAIAQLTFPIIAKPVDLTGGKGIHRAATADEARVAYKDACSRTRQDHIVVEEFVQGSNHGFSAMLVKGKVAFAFSDNEQYYINKYMVSGANSPSTSSDKTLAMLREYSERIAQELHLVDGILHIQYIERADGIPIIIEICRRPPGDLYIKFVKYATGIDYPKFIVQAETGEDISSITDVPTQGFWLRHCIMAGPDIANGSIVCDVKFAHEIQSNIVEKFLWYKPGEIITDKLTYKAGIVFFKFDTLTEMQDKTARMPDLARIIAE
- the rffA gene encoding dTDP-4-amino-4,6-dideoxygalactose transaminase produces the protein MKIPFNKPPFVGLELDYVKQAVESGRICGDGTYNLMCHDWLEKHTGAVKALMTTSCTHALEMSARLCDIQPGDEVIMPSFTFVSTADAFVSQGAKCVFVDIRPDTMNLDENLIEAAITEKTQAIVPVHYAGVACEMDKINEIAKRHNLFVVEDAAQGMMATYKGKALGTLGDFGCYSYHETKNYSMGEGGALLINDKKYCDRAEIIREKGTNRCQFHRGEVDKYTWVELGSSYLPSELNAAYLYAELECADEINDNRMASWNAYRERLQPLADKGLIELPFIPEHCKHNAHMFYLKVEDLQTRTALLKHLVYNGILAVFHYVPLHSSPAGLRFGRFNGEDKYTTNESNRLLRLPMFFGLKTEEIDFVCEKVNEFFGV
- a CDS encoding T4 RnlA family RNA ligase, which gives rise to MNRLPSLDEYFAAAERGEVSALYSADRKYVKFKYTAQAIYSSRWNRVTLHARGHVFNVSTGECVLRPWDKFFNFNELVLPDGSFTSTYHASVNEGMFFPQNNKSKTLQGELGHFIATDKLDGSLCIAGLVDGKPMVTSSGAIHSEHSEWSRKWLEGNDILGKFEPGCTYMFETIADIFLHPIRYNYEGCTLLGIIDNATGQESPFDYVENTARKWNIASPQRVDVTNLEDAQKFVSELPANKEGTVITFDNGFKVKMKGEEFLKVHKLFHGLTPGFLMENFDTETMTFPESIMSVIPEEFTDLKKFANNFTHDYKDLLARTIGYAHLWNFMKLDQGTAYRKTRDALDGYIKAIDASSKLFRKLAKGATIQSTDFTTAQKLVYEAMVKHETQAKNYAAAVAQ
- a CDS encoding type II toxin-antitoxin system RelE/ParE family toxin is translated as MQVVYADKELARCAGDKAYAVRKMGQRRADVYLDRINDLQGAADLESLKNVPGRYHELVGNRAGQWACDLDHPYRLIFKPVMNSAGNIVGLIVENTVSILEIVDYHK
- a CDS encoding ImmA/IrrE family metallo-endopeptidase, which encodes MQVYRCDELAYVTPPGRTLSEKLEEMGLDANDLAARMGYTPKAVNDILQGYCRITPEVAFSLEVITEIPANFWLRRQIAYDEYLAREYVKASLDNQPLWRKSFPEELGVRDWVRRGKNEADDKSGLSLLKFFAVASPQAWDSYYKDAKLKVAFRISLADVKDPYATSAWIRRGEILADRDPMEKQEQIPVRKRLKAALPEIIAFAAANKVRPKGKKRITYWTPEAEVVDDCMTGLQEICRKIGIRVLFVQNFKCAPIHGMYRWYKDVPLIQLHDRFEKRATMWFTFFHELAHVLYHGKKGICLQNIEITHNHPEKEDEANCFAQKCMVDAGFKM